A stretch of Prinia subflava isolate CZ2003 ecotype Zambia chromosome 14, Cam_Psub_1.2, whole genome shotgun sequence DNA encodes these proteins:
- the RASSF1 gene encoding ras association domain-containing protein 1 isoform X2, which translates to MSLNKDGSYAGFIKVQLKLVRPVAVPATNRVPSLQAGRPHPQGVKRRTSFYLPKGTVKHLHILSHTRASEVIDALLRKFTVIDNPRKFALFERSEKDEQVYLRKLGDDEQPLRLRLLAGPSEKVLSFILKENETGEVNWDAFTLPELHNFLLILQREEEEHVRRLRHRYACCRQKMQEALATRTPG; encoded by the exons ATGAGCCTG AACAAGGACGGCTCCTACGCCGGCTTCATCAAGGTGCAACTGAAGTTGGTTCGCCCTGTCGCGGTGCCGGCCACCAATCgggtcccctccctgcaggcggGGCGGCCACACCCGCAGGGGGTGAAGCGCCGCACGTCCTTCTACCTGCCCAAGGGCACCGTCAAGCACCTGCACATCCTCTCGCACACCCGCGCCAGCGAGGTCATTGACGCCCTCCTCCGCAAGTTCACTGTCATCGACAACCCCCGCAAGTTCGCCCTCTTCGAGAGGTCTGAGAAGGATGAGCAAG TGTACCTGCGGAAGCTGGGTGACGATGAGCAGCCTCTGCGGCTGCGGCTGCTGGCCGGCCCGAGCGAGAAGGTGCTGAGCTTCATCCTGAAGGAGAACGAGACCGGAGAGGTGAAC TGGGACGCCTTCACGCTGCCGGAGCTGCACAACTTCCTGCTGATCCTgcagcgggaggaggaggagcacgTCCGCCGGCTGCGGCACCGCTACGCGTGCTGCCGCCAGAAGATGCAGGAGGCGCTGGCCACGCGCACGCCGGGGTGA
- the LOC134558007 gene encoding hyaluronidase-2-like isoform X1, which yields MTPRCPVPGTAALRSCVRAAGLRRQPEARGPATVGASSPARRGRGAEAGPAPPRVVPSGRMRGGCAAAVAVPWLALLAFARQPPEKPSASPHLTRRPFLVAWNVPTQDCKPRFQVSFDFSIFDLDASPNEGFVGQNLTIFYKERLGLYPYYTRQGVAVNGGVPQNSSLSEHLALLQENIEKYIRSPTKEGLAVIDWEEWRPVWARNWKPKDIYREASQELVLRRQPTWPPERVNKQAAYEFEMAAQEFMVQTLRKAKSFRPKQLWGFYLFPDCYNHDYSKNKESYTGQCPDVEKSRNDQLKWLWQESMALYPSIYLDALLDSTPNSRKFVRARVMEAIRISQKHHDDYCLPVFVYTRPTYIRKLNVLSQPDLISTIGESAALGAAGAILWGDAIDTKNRELCQLMKNYLEGDLGRYVVNVTTAAELCSTTLCQGRGRCLRQDSHADVFLHLNSTNFQLRRRDADHPERPLFWAEGQLSSADILFLRTHFHCHCYQGWQGSGCQTRAGPRSDAPGPLAPLGLGVLWLLASCWYLLLD from the exons ATGACTCCCCGGTGCCCCGTGCCCGGTACCGCGGCCCTACGGAGCTGTGTGCGTGCGGCGGGGCTCCGCCGCCAGCCCGAAGCCCGCGGCCCCGCGACGGTCGGTGCCAGCAgcccggcgcggcgcgggcggggcgcggaGGCGGGGCCGGCGCCCCCGCGGGTG GTCCCGTCGGGCAGGATGCGCGGGGGCTgcgcggcggcggtggcggtgccctggctggccctgctggccttCGCCCGGCAGCCCCCCGAGAAGCCGTCGGCCAGCCCCCATCTCACCCGCCGGCCCTTCCTGGTGGCCTGGAATGTGCCCACCCAAGACTGCAAGCCCCGCTTCCAGGTGTCCTTTGACTTCAGCATCTTCGACTTGGATGCCTCCCCCAACGAGGGCTTCGTGGGGCAGAACCTCACCATCTTCTACAAGGAACGCCTGGGGCTCTACCCCTACTACACCCGCCAAGGTGTGGCCGTCAATGGTGGTGTCCCCCAGAACAGCAGCCTGTCGGAGCATCTCGCCCTCCTCCAGGAGAACATCGAGAAGTACATCCGCTCACCCACCAAAGAAGGGCTGGCTGTCATCGACTGGGAGGAGTGGCGGCCTGTCTGGGCTCGCAACTGGAAGCCCAAGGATATCTACCGGGAGGCGTCACAGGAACTGGTGTTACGGCGTCAGCCCACCTGGCCCCCTGAGAGGGTGAACAAGCAGGCAGCATATGAGTTCGAGATGGCTGCCCAGGAGTTCATGGTGCAAACCCTGCGCAAGGCCAAGAGCTTCCGACCCAAACAGCTCTGGGGGTTCTACCTCTTCCCTGACTGCTACAACCACGACTACAGTAAGAACAAGGAGAGCTACACCGGGCAGTGCCCAGATGTGGAGAAGTCTCGCAATGACCAGCTGAAGTGGCTCTGGCAGGAGAGCATGGCGCTCTACCCCTCCATCTACCTCGATGCGCTCCTGGACTCCACTCCCAACAGCCGCAAGTTTGTGCGGGCGCGGGTGATGGAGGCCATACGCATCTCGCAGAAGCACCACGATGACTACTGCCTACCTGTCTTCGTCTACACCCGGCCCACCTACATCCGCAAGCTGAATGTGCTCAGCCAG ccagaCCTGATCTCCACCATCGGAGAGAGCGCAGCACTGGGTGCAGCTGGGGCCATTTTGTGGGGTGATGCCATTGACACCAAAAACCGG GAGTTGTGCCAATTAATGAAAAACTACCTGGAGGGGGACCTGGGCCGCTACGTGGTGAATGTCAcgacagcagcagagctctgcagcacgACACTGTGCCAGGGCCGGGGTCGCTGCCTCCGCCAGGACAGCCATGCTGATGTCTTCCTCCACCTCAACTCTACCAACTTCCAGCTGCGGCGCCGGGATGCTGACCACCCTGAGCGCCCCCTCTTCTGGGCCGAGGGCCAGCTCTCCTCTGCTGACATACTCTTCCTACGGACCCACTTTCACTGCCACTGCtaccagggctggcagggcagtggctgCCAGACGCGTGCTGGCCCCCGCAGTGATGCCCCTGGCCCTTTGGCACCGCTGGGACTTggggtgctgtggctgcttgCAAGCTGCTGGTACCTGCTCCTGGACTGA
- the ZMYND10 gene encoding zinc finger MYND domain-containing protein 10, which yields MAAVPAVPAPLLPAEAEALVRALQGSELRDIGGQGWLRQHEYVEKLNMHGILSASAGQEQLLTELLVTHAKIPVLIGELISVEIWKHKVFPVLFQLEDFKPRCTFPIYVVLQHQASIINLLETVFFFKEICESAEDSILDLIDYCHRKLTLLAARSTKAQAVTSAELRAEHLASPSSMQELQRQAETMEFEISLKALSVLRYITDQVDSLPLGALTRMLNTHNLPCLLVELVEHCPWRRWEAGQLKKFENGTWYVVPPEDQGKMTKLDGQVWLALLNLLLSPECQRKYHFDGFNKSQLLKLRAFLTDVLIDQLPNLVEMQRFLSYLAVTEPAPPKRDLILEQVPVIWDHILKKNAGKWEAIAKHQVKHAFNPPEEELKLQARRWAQIYNLDILEALAADKPRCRVCGVEAAKRCSRCRNEWYCSRACQVQHWQRHKRACNLMAEVPRGVDDL from the exons ATGGCCGCcgtgcccgccgtgcccgcgcCGCTGCTGCCCGCCGAGGCCGAGGCGCTGGTGcgggccctgcagggctctgagctgcGGGACATCGGCGGGCAGGG ATGGCTTCGGCAGCATGAGTATGTGGAGAAGCTCAACATGCACGGGATCCTGAGCGCCTCAGcgggccaggagcagctcctcaccGAGCTGCTGGTCACCCATGCCAAG ATTCCTGTTCTCATTGGGGAGCTGATCTCTGTGGAGATCTGGAAGCACAAGGTCTTTCCCGTGCTGTTCCAGCTGGAGGACTTCAAGCCGAGATGCACCTTCCCCATCTATGTGGTG ctgcagcatcaGGCCTCCATCATCAACCTCCTGGAGACAGTGTTCTTTTTCAAG GAGATCTGCGAGTCAGCCGAGGACAGCATTCTGGATTTGATTGATTATTGCCACCGCAAGCTGACCCTGCTGGCAGCTCGGAGCACCAAGGCACAAGCAGTGACCTCAGCAGAGCTTCGTGCTGAGCATCTGGCCAGCCCCTCATCCATGCAG gagctgcagaggcaggcagagacGATGGAGTTTGAGATTTCCCTGAAGGCCCTGTCCGTGCTGCGGTACATCACTGACCAGGTGGACAG TCTGCCCCTGGGTGCACTGACACGGATGCTGAACACCCACAACCTGCCCTGCCTTCTTGTCGAGCTGGTGGAGCACTGCCCCTGGCGCCGCTGGGAAGCAG GCCAGCTCAAGAAGTTTGAGAATGGCACGTGGTACGTGGTGCCCCCTGAGGACCAGGGGAAGATGACCAAGCTCGATGGGCAGGTGTGGCTTGCCCTCCTCAACCTCCTGCTCAGTCCCGAGTGCCAGCGCAAATACCACTTCGATGGCTTCAACAAGAGCCAGCTCCTCAAG CTCCGTGCATTCCTGACAGACGTCCTCATTGACCAGCTGCCCAACCTGGTGGAGATGCAGAGATTTCTGAGTTACCTTGCAGTGACAGAACCTGCTCCCCCCAAAAGGGATCTCATCCTAGAGCAG GTTCCTGTCATCTGGGACCATATCCTCAAGAAAAATGCAGGGAAGTGGGAGGCCATTGCCAAGCACCAGGTGAAGCACGCCTTCAACCCCCCTGAAGAGGAGCTGAAGCTCCAGGCACGCAG GTGGGCACAGATCTACAACCTGGACATTTTGGAGGCTCTGGCCGCCGACAAGCCCCGCTGCAGGGTGTGTGGTGTAGAGGCAGCCAAGCGCTGCTCTCGCTGCCGGAACGAGTGGTACTGCTCACG ggcaTGCCAGGTCCAGCACTGGCAGAGGCACAAGCGTGCCTGCAACCTGATGGCCGAGGTGCCGAGGGGTGTGGATGACCTGTAA
- the LOC134557981 gene encoding transmembrane reductase CYB561D2, with translation MALTAETESRLYRSLRVAAGAAAHLVALGFPAAVAVLARPGSSLFSWHPLLMALAFSFLMTEALLIFSPETSLLRSFSRKVRVRAHWALQLLALLCALLGLGIITYNKHLNGKGHFVTWHGLTGLLAVLYAGGQCAGGVLLLYPKLMKNWTLAKLKLYHATSGLVGYLLGCASLMLGMCSLWFTTTVTGASWYLAMLCPLVTSLVIMNQVSNAYLYRKRSQH, from the exons ATGGCCCTGACGGCCGAGACCGAGTCCCGCCTGTACCGCTCGCTGCGCGTggccgccggcgccgccgcgcACCTCGTGGCGCTGGGATTCCCCGCCGCCGTGGCCGTGCTGGCGCGGCCCGGATCCA GTCTCTTCTCCTGGCACCCGCTGCTCATGGCCCTCGCG TTCTCGTTCCTGATGACGGAAGCGCTGCTGATCTTCTCCCCGGAGACGTCGCTGCTGCGCTCCTTCTCCCGCAAGGTCCGAGTGCGGGCGCACtgggccctgcagctgctcgCCCTGCTCTGCgcgctcctggggctgggaatcATTACCTACAACAAGCACCTGAACGGCAAGGGCCACTTTGTCACCTGGCACGGGCTGACAGGGCTGCTGGCCGTGCTGTACGCCGGCGGGCAGTGCGCCGGGGGCGTGCTCCTGCTCTACCCCAAGCTGATGAAGAACTGGACGCTGGCCAAGCTGAAGCTGTACCACGCAACCTCGGGGCTGGTGGGCtacctgctgggctgtgccagcctgaTGCTGGGCATGTGCTCCCTCTGGTTCACCACCACGGTGACCGGTGCCTCGTGGTACCTCGCCATGCTGTGTCCCCTTGTCACCAGCCTGGTTATCATGAACCAGGTGAGCAATGCATACCTGTACCGCAAGCGGAGCCAGCACTGA
- the LOC134558007 gene encoding hyaluronidase-2-like isoform X2 has protein sequence MTPRCPVPGTAALRSCVRAAGLRRQPEARGPATVPSGRMRGGCAAAVAVPWLALLAFARQPPEKPSASPHLTRRPFLVAWNVPTQDCKPRFQVSFDFSIFDLDASPNEGFVGQNLTIFYKERLGLYPYYTRQGVAVNGGVPQNSSLSEHLALLQENIEKYIRSPTKEGLAVIDWEEWRPVWARNWKPKDIYREASQELVLRRQPTWPPERVNKQAAYEFEMAAQEFMVQTLRKAKSFRPKQLWGFYLFPDCYNHDYSKNKESYTGQCPDVEKSRNDQLKWLWQESMALYPSIYLDALLDSTPNSRKFVRARVMEAIRISQKHHDDYCLPVFVYTRPTYIRKLNVLSQPDLISTIGESAALGAAGAILWGDAIDTKNRELCQLMKNYLEGDLGRYVVNVTTAAELCSTTLCQGRGRCLRQDSHADVFLHLNSTNFQLRRRDADHPERPLFWAEGQLSSADILFLRTHFHCHCYQGWQGSGCQTRAGPRSDAPGPLAPLGLGVLWLLASCWYLLLD, from the exons ATGACTCCCCGGTGCCCCGTGCCCGGTACCGCGGCCCTACGGAGCTGTGTGCGTGCGGCGGGGCTCCGCCGCCAGCCCGAAGCCCGCGGCCCCGCGACG GTCCCGTCGGGCAGGATGCGCGGGGGCTgcgcggcggcggtggcggtgccctggctggccctgctggccttCGCCCGGCAGCCCCCCGAGAAGCCGTCGGCCAGCCCCCATCTCACCCGCCGGCCCTTCCTGGTGGCCTGGAATGTGCCCACCCAAGACTGCAAGCCCCGCTTCCAGGTGTCCTTTGACTTCAGCATCTTCGACTTGGATGCCTCCCCCAACGAGGGCTTCGTGGGGCAGAACCTCACCATCTTCTACAAGGAACGCCTGGGGCTCTACCCCTACTACACCCGCCAAGGTGTGGCCGTCAATGGTGGTGTCCCCCAGAACAGCAGCCTGTCGGAGCATCTCGCCCTCCTCCAGGAGAACATCGAGAAGTACATCCGCTCACCCACCAAAGAAGGGCTGGCTGTCATCGACTGGGAGGAGTGGCGGCCTGTCTGGGCTCGCAACTGGAAGCCCAAGGATATCTACCGGGAGGCGTCACAGGAACTGGTGTTACGGCGTCAGCCCACCTGGCCCCCTGAGAGGGTGAACAAGCAGGCAGCATATGAGTTCGAGATGGCTGCCCAGGAGTTCATGGTGCAAACCCTGCGCAAGGCCAAGAGCTTCCGACCCAAACAGCTCTGGGGGTTCTACCTCTTCCCTGACTGCTACAACCACGACTACAGTAAGAACAAGGAGAGCTACACCGGGCAGTGCCCAGATGTGGAGAAGTCTCGCAATGACCAGCTGAAGTGGCTCTGGCAGGAGAGCATGGCGCTCTACCCCTCCATCTACCTCGATGCGCTCCTGGACTCCACTCCCAACAGCCGCAAGTTTGTGCGGGCGCGGGTGATGGAGGCCATACGCATCTCGCAGAAGCACCACGATGACTACTGCCTACCTGTCTTCGTCTACACCCGGCCCACCTACATCCGCAAGCTGAATGTGCTCAGCCAG ccagaCCTGATCTCCACCATCGGAGAGAGCGCAGCACTGGGTGCAGCTGGGGCCATTTTGTGGGGTGATGCCATTGACACCAAAAACCGG GAGTTGTGCCAATTAATGAAAAACTACCTGGAGGGGGACCTGGGCCGCTACGTGGTGAATGTCAcgacagcagcagagctctgcagcacgACACTGTGCCAGGGCCGGGGTCGCTGCCTCCGCCAGGACAGCCATGCTGATGTCTTCCTCCACCTCAACTCTACCAACTTCCAGCTGCGGCGCCGGGATGCTGACCACCCTGAGCGCCCCCTCTTCTGGGCCGAGGGCCAGCTCTCCTCTGCTGACATACTCTTCCTACGGACCCACTTTCACTGCCACTGCtaccagggctggcagggcagtggctgCCAGACGCGTGCTGGCCCCCGCAGTGATGCCCCTGGCCCTTTGGCACCGCTGGGACTTggggtgctgtggctgcttgCAAGCTGCTGGTACCTGCTCCTGGACTGA
- the NPRL2 gene encoding GATOR1 complex protein NPRL2 — protein sequence MGGRIECVFFSEFHPTLGPKITYQVPEDFISRELFDTIQVYVITKPELQNKLITVTAMEKKLIGCPVCIEHKKYSRNALLFNLGFVCDARAKACALEPIVKKLAGYLTTLELESGFISNEESKQKLVPIMTILLEELNAKGKCTLPIDESNTIHLKVIEQRPDPPIVQEYDVPVFTQDKDDFFNSQWDLTTQQILPYIDGFRHVQKISAEADVELNLVRIAVQNLLYYGVVTLVSILQYSNVYCTTPKVQDLVDDKCLQEECLSYVTKQGHKRASLRDVFQLYCGLSPGTTVRDLISRYTLQLQRVDERRLIQFGLMKGLIRRLQKYPVKVARDERSHPARLYTGCHSYDEICCKTGMSYKELDERLENDPNIIVCWK from the exons ATGGGGGGCCGCATCGAGTGCGTGTTCTTCAGCGAGTTCCACCCCACGCTGGGGCCCAAAATCACCTACCAG GTGCCCGAGGACTTCATCTCCCGGGAGCTGTTTGACACCATCCAGGTGTACGTCATCACCAAGCCCGAGCTGCAGAACAAGCTGATCACCGT GACGGCCATGGAGAAGAAGCTGATCGGCTGCCCCGTGTGCATCGAGCACAAGAAGTACAGCCGGAACGCTCTGCTCTTCAACCTGGGCTTCGTGTGCGATGCCAGAGCCAAGGCCTGTGCGCTGGAGCCCATTGTGAAGAAGCTGGCTGGCTACCTCACCACCCTCGAG CTGGAAAGTGGATTCATCTCCAACGAGGAGAGTAAACAGAAGCTGGTTCCCATCATGACCatcctgctggaggagctgaatGCCAAAGGGAAGTGCACCCTGCCCATAG ATGAGTCGAACACCATCCACCTGAAGGTGATCGAGCAGCGCCCGGATCCCCCCATCGTGCAGGAGTACGATGTCCCCGTCTTCACCCAAGACAAGGATGACTTCTTCAACTCCCAGTGGGACCTCACCACGCAGCAG atCCTGCCCTACATTGATGGATTTCGGCACGTGCAGAAGATTTCGGCGGAAGCCGATGTGGAGCTGAACTTGGTGCGCATTGCCGTGCAGAACCTGCT GTACTACGGGGTTGTCACACTCGTCTCCATACTCCAG TACTCCAACGTCTACTGCACCACGCCGAAAGTCCAGGACCTGGTGGATGACAAGTGTCTGCAGGAGGAGTGTCTGTCCTATGTCACCAAACAAG GGCACAAGCGAGCCAGCCTCAGGGACGTCTTCCAGCTGTACTGCGGGCTGAGCCCTGGCACCACTGTGCGAGACCTGATCTCCCGCTacaccctgcagctccagagggtGGACGAGAG GAGGCTTATCCAGTTTGGTTTGATGAAGGGCCTTATCCGGCGGCTCCAGAAATACCCAGTCAAGGTGGCCCGGGACGAGCGCAGCCACCCAGCCCGGCTGTACACAGGCTGCCACAGCTACGACGAGATCTGCTGCAAGACTG GCATGAGTTACAAGGAGCTGGATGAGCGCCTGGAGAACGACCCCAACATCATCGTGTGCTGGAAGTGA
- the TUSC2 gene encoding tumor suppressor candidate 2, with translation MGASGSKSRGLWPFATPAAGGGGPEGPGGQQALARARAARAATPFVFTRRGSMYYDEDGDLAHEFYEETIVTKNGRKRAKLKRIHKNLIPQGIVKLEHPRIHVDFPVIICEV, from the exons ATGGGCGCCAGCGGCTCCAAGTCGCGGGGGCTGTGGCCCTTCGCCACCCcagcggcgggcggcggcggccccgagGGCCCCGGCGGGCAGCAGGCCCTGGCCCGGGCGCGGGCCGCGCGCGCCGCCACCCCCTTCGTGTTCACCCGGCGCGG CTCCATGTACTACGATGAGGACGGGGATCTTGCTCACGAGTTCTACGAGGAGACAATCGTCACCAAGAACGGGAGGAAGCGCGCCAAGCTGAAGAGGATCCACAAGAACCTGATACCTCAG GGCATAGTGAAACTAGAGCATCCTCGCATTCACGTGGATTTCCCAGTGATTATCTGCGAGGTGTGA
- the LOC134558007 gene encoding hyaluronidase-2-like isoform X3 has product MRGGCAAAVAVPWLALLAFARQPPEKPSASPHLTRRPFLVAWNVPTQDCKPRFQVSFDFSIFDLDASPNEGFVGQNLTIFYKERLGLYPYYTRQGVAVNGGVPQNSSLSEHLALLQENIEKYIRSPTKEGLAVIDWEEWRPVWARNWKPKDIYREASQELVLRRQPTWPPERVNKQAAYEFEMAAQEFMVQTLRKAKSFRPKQLWGFYLFPDCYNHDYSKNKESYTGQCPDVEKSRNDQLKWLWQESMALYPSIYLDALLDSTPNSRKFVRARVMEAIRISQKHHDDYCLPVFVYTRPTYIRKLNVLSQPDLISTIGESAALGAAGAILWGDAIDTKNRELCQLMKNYLEGDLGRYVVNVTTAAELCSTTLCQGRGRCLRQDSHADVFLHLNSTNFQLRRRDADHPERPLFWAEGQLSSADILFLRTHFHCHCYQGWQGSGCQTRAGPRSDAPGPLAPLGLGVLWLLASCWYLLLD; this is encoded by the exons ATGCGCGGGGGCTgcgcggcggcggtggcggtgccctggctggccctgctggccttCGCCCGGCAGCCCCCCGAGAAGCCGTCGGCCAGCCCCCATCTCACCCGCCGGCCCTTCCTGGTGGCCTGGAATGTGCCCACCCAAGACTGCAAGCCCCGCTTCCAGGTGTCCTTTGACTTCAGCATCTTCGACTTGGATGCCTCCCCCAACGAGGGCTTCGTGGGGCAGAACCTCACCATCTTCTACAAGGAACGCCTGGGGCTCTACCCCTACTACACCCGCCAAGGTGTGGCCGTCAATGGTGGTGTCCCCCAGAACAGCAGCCTGTCGGAGCATCTCGCCCTCCTCCAGGAGAACATCGAGAAGTACATCCGCTCACCCACCAAAGAAGGGCTGGCTGTCATCGACTGGGAGGAGTGGCGGCCTGTCTGGGCTCGCAACTGGAAGCCCAAGGATATCTACCGGGAGGCGTCACAGGAACTGGTGTTACGGCGTCAGCCCACCTGGCCCCCTGAGAGGGTGAACAAGCAGGCAGCATATGAGTTCGAGATGGCTGCCCAGGAGTTCATGGTGCAAACCCTGCGCAAGGCCAAGAGCTTCCGACCCAAACAGCTCTGGGGGTTCTACCTCTTCCCTGACTGCTACAACCACGACTACAGTAAGAACAAGGAGAGCTACACCGGGCAGTGCCCAGATGTGGAGAAGTCTCGCAATGACCAGCTGAAGTGGCTCTGGCAGGAGAGCATGGCGCTCTACCCCTCCATCTACCTCGATGCGCTCCTGGACTCCACTCCCAACAGCCGCAAGTTTGTGCGGGCGCGGGTGATGGAGGCCATACGCATCTCGCAGAAGCACCACGATGACTACTGCCTACCTGTCTTCGTCTACACCCGGCCCACCTACATCCGCAAGCTGAATGTGCTCAGCCAG ccagaCCTGATCTCCACCATCGGAGAGAGCGCAGCACTGGGTGCAGCTGGGGCCATTTTGTGGGGTGATGCCATTGACACCAAAAACCGG GAGTTGTGCCAATTAATGAAAAACTACCTGGAGGGGGACCTGGGCCGCTACGTGGTGAATGTCAcgacagcagcagagctctgcagcacgACACTGTGCCAGGGCCGGGGTCGCTGCCTCCGCCAGGACAGCCATGCTGATGTCTTCCTCCACCTCAACTCTACCAACTTCCAGCTGCGGCGCCGGGATGCTGACCACCCTGAGCGCCCCCTCTTCTGGGCCGAGGGCCAGCTCTCCTCTGCTGACATACTCTTCCTACGGACCCACTTTCACTGCCACTGCtaccagggctggcagggcagtggctgCCAGACGCGTGCTGGCCCCCGCAGTGATGCCCCTGGCCCTTTGGCACCGCTGGGACTTggggtgctgtggctgcttgCAAGCTGCTGGTACCTGCTCCTGGACTGA
- the RASSF1 gene encoding ras association domain-containing protein 1 isoform X1, giving the protein MELIELRELQPEPRPGRGRLERANALRISPARRPGPGAHPDPRLTAAPGAGHRFEPRRRGLHTWCDLCGDFIWGGGRKSLQCRHCSFTCHYRCRALVRLDCSGPPGAGDEEDGNEQVLEKDTNVDEPSEWEKTELDQAQVEQRIKEYNSQINSNLFMSLNKDGSYAGFIKVQLKLVRPVAVPATNRVPSLQAGRPHPQGVKRRTSFYLPKGTVKHLHILSHTRASEVIDALLRKFTVIDNPRKFALFERSEKDEQVYLRKLGDDEQPLRLRLLAGPSEKVLSFILKENETGEVNWDAFTLPELHNFLLILQREEEEHVRRLRHRYACCRQKMQEALATRTPG; this is encoded by the exons ATGGAGCTCATCGAGCTGCGGGAGCTGCAGCCGgagccgcggccgggccggggccgcctgGAACGAGCCAACGCGCTGCGCATCAGCCCTgcccgccggcccggccccggggcgcaCCCTGACCCGCGGCTGACGGCGGCGCCGGGCGCCGGGCACCGCTTCGAGCCGCGGCGCCGCGGGCTGCACACCTGGTGCGATCTCTGCGGGGACTTCATCTGGGGCGGCGGCAGGAAGAGCCTCCAGTGCCGTC ACTGCAGCTTCACCTGCCACTACCGGTGCCGAGCCCTGGTGCGGCTGGACTGCAGTGGCCCCCCGGGTGCTGGCGATGAGGAGGATGGCAATGAGCAGGTGCTGGAGAAGGACACCAACGTG GATGAGCCCAGCGAGTGGGAGAAGACAGAGCTGGACCAGGCGCAGGTGGAGCAGCGGATCAAGGAGTACAACAGCCAGATCAACAGCAACCTCTTCATGAGCCTG AACAAGGACGGCTCCTACGCCGGCTTCATCAAGGTGCAACTGAAGTTGGTTCGCCCTGTCGCGGTGCCGGCCACCAATCgggtcccctccctgcaggcggGGCGGCCACACCCGCAGGGGGTGAAGCGCCGCACGTCCTTCTACCTGCCCAAGGGCACCGTCAAGCACCTGCACATCCTCTCGCACACCCGCGCCAGCGAGGTCATTGACGCCCTCCTCCGCAAGTTCACTGTCATCGACAACCCCCGCAAGTTCGCCCTCTTCGAGAGGTCTGAGAAGGATGAGCAAG TGTACCTGCGGAAGCTGGGTGACGATGAGCAGCCTCTGCGGCTGCGGCTGCTGGCCGGCCCGAGCGAGAAGGTGCTGAGCTTCATCCTGAAGGAGAACGAGACCGGAGAGGTGAAC TGGGACGCCTTCACGCTGCCGGAGCTGCACAACTTCCTGCTGATCCTgcagcgggaggaggaggagcacgTCCGCCGGCTGCGGCACCGCTACGCGTGCTGCCGCCAGAAGATGCAGGAGGCGCTGGCCACGCGCACGCCGGGGTGA